The sequence below is a genomic window from Rhodococcus sp. 4CII.
AGCAGGAGCAGCAAGGCCGCGACGACCGCTGCGCGTTCGAGGATTTGGATGTCCGGATTCGCAGGGGCTCCGTCAGCTTGGTAGTACAGAATCCCGAGGAGTCTGGCGGCCGCCAGGATCGGGATCGCCACCACACCTGCGGCCGTCTGAGTGGTCCGCGCGAGAGTGGCGAGCCGAATCAACTCAGGTGGTTGCGTAGTTCCGCCTAAGTCGCCGCCGTCGGCGAGCAGCCGGCCGTCCGGATCGAACACAGCCAGCTGGCCGCCGACAATCTTCACCACTTCCTGGACGAGATTGTCGATATTGCCGCCGGCCAACGCGACCTGGGAAAGTGTGAAGTGCGCCGTGGTCGCTCGTTCGGACTCGGCATTGCTGCGGGCCAACTCGCGATTTGCGGCCTCGAGTGAATGTAGAGCGTTCTTGGTTTCCTCCGAAAGCCGCGAGCGTTCGATCGAGATGGCCGCATGACCGGCCAATGAGTGCAACAGATCCAGGTCCGCAGGGGTGTAGGCGCGTTCGTCACGGTTGGCTGCAATCAACGCGCCGAGCCGTTTCGATCCGTTCACCAGAGGCACACCGACGGTCGCGACGATCTGTTCTTGTTCCATGACTCGGTCGATGTCCGGGTAATGCACGAAATTTTGATCGTTGAAGTATCGCGAAACGATCAGCGGCATTCCGGTGTCGATTATCCGTCCGGTCATCGCCGTCCCAGCGGGAACGCGCAGGTCGAGGAGCTCGGAAGTCATACCACCCGACGTCGCCCCGAGATAGGCGTATGTGCCGTCCCGGTCAGCCAACCAGAGGTAGACGACGTCTGCACGAAGAAGCCGTCGCGCTCGATCGGCAATGCCTCCGAGAAGCCTGTCCGGATCGTCTTCCGAGGTGATATCGGCAACGGTGTCCAAGAGGGCACGATACCGATCGTCTCGCGCCTCGTGCTGGCCGGTAACGTCCCTGAGCAAAGTGAGCAGCGCCGCATGAAACCCGGGCTCCTCAGCGCTGATCGGACGGTCCGAACTTGCGCCCAGGACCTCGAGGACTGTGCGCTCGACGTCCCCGAGGTCGGAGCCCGTACGGGAGACCGCGCGCACGAGCTGGGAGGCGATTCGCAAAAGCTTGGTGGCCGTGCCACCCGCGGGGTGTTCGGAAGGTGTGGGCTGCATTTCGTGATTCATGGTCGCCTCATCTGGTCCTGCGTGTGCCTCCCGCAACAGATGCTCCACACCATACGGGGCATGTCTACCCAAGACCAGAATCTGGTTAATCTGTGTCCTATTCGGACATGTCGGCACGTTCGCGACGAACGTAGGCTTCGGCGGAGGCCCGCGTGGCGCACAGAGTGCATGGGCCCACCGAACACGTCCTGGGGCTGGTAGAGCACCGAGAACGATCCGAGATCTGTACTACAAATCTGTGAGGTGCACGTTGGACGCCGTTGCCTGCGCAACATTCGCCCGAAGCTGGGACGAGACCGTCGCGGCTCATGCGAGCGAGACGTTCTTGGTCTTTGAAGGATCGAGGAACGAGATCGCGCAATGGACCTATCACGAGTTCGATCGAATCGTCGACTCGACTGCAGCCGCGCTCGAAGCGGCCGGGGCCGTGCCCGGGTCGGCGGTACACGTCGTCCTGAAAAACTGTCCGGCGTTCGTGGCGGTGTGGCTCGCCGCGGCGCGCATCGGTGCAACCGCAATCTTCGCCGATCCGGCCTCCTCCGCCAGGGACATCGCGATGCACATCCGCCGGACCGCTCCGGCCGTGGCGCTGTGTGGTTCGCGCAACGCCGACACCTATCTACAGGGCGTCAAGCGCGCCTGCGACGAGGGTGCGAGCGCCGCACTGGATACAGAAGTGATAGTCCTGGAGGAAGATTCGACTGACGTAGGCATCGACAGCATCCTGCTCGCGCCCACCGACCGACCACCTCTTCGTGCCGAACCCGGTCCGCATGAACGACTGGCGGTGATGTTCACGTCCGGAACGACATCCGAGCCGAAAGCTGTTGTCCTCACGCAGTGCAACTATGCACACGTCGCACGGTCAATGGCCCAGGCAGCCAACCTGAGTCCAGGGGACCGCTGGTTGGTGACACTTCCACTCTTCCACGCGAATGCCCAGTACTACTGCTTCGCTGCGGCGATCGCCGCGGGTGCAAGCGTGGCGCTCACCAGTACCTTCTCGGCATCACAGTGGAGTAAGCAGGCCGCTCGCCTCGAAGCCACCCACGCAAGCCTGTTTGCAGCACCGATCCGGATGATTCTCGCGCGCCGCCCCGAGGATGCGCCGCAACTGCGCCTCAAACATGTGTGGTTCGCCCAGAGCTTGGCGCCGGGGCACTTCGAGGAGTTCGCTGCGATGGTGGGATGTGCACCGCGCCAGCTGTACGGAATGACCGAAACCGTTGCCATGGTCACGGCGGAACGCCCGGAGGACGCAAGCCCGAACTTCATCGGCAATCCCAGCTGGGCGGGACGGACCACCGCCATCGTCGATCCCGAGAGCCTCGAACCCGTCGAGACGGGAACACCCGGCCTCCTACTGGTAGCAGGCACACCGGGTTGTGATCTGTTCCAGGAATATCTTTCGGACCCGAAGGCGACATCGACGGCACTGGTCGAGTACGGCGAAGGCACCTGGCTACGAACTGGTGATCTCGCGGTTTCCGACCAGGACGGGCGACTGCGATTTGTCGGCCGGGTCGACGACGTCATCAAGGTCTCCGGGGAGAACGTCAGCCTCACAGAGGTCGAGGCGACACTAGCGCAGGCCCCGGGAGTGCTGGAAGTCGCGGTCGTTCCGCGCCCCGATCCCATCCGCGATGTCGTTCCCGTCGCCTATGTCGTGCCGCGAAGCCCGGAGACACCCCTCGACGTCGAAGAACTCGACATCTGGGCCTCGAAGAACCTTCCACCCCAAGCTCGCCCACGCGACTGGCATCAGGTGACCGAATTGCCGCGAACGAGTGTCGGCAAGATCAGACGGTCTCAGCTGACGCCTCACGACGCGTAACCGCCTACACCGCGCCCCTTTCGATACCCGAAGAGAGTGCGCGCAGAATGGCTGGATACGGCAAGACGACAGGTGCGGGCCGCGTCATCGGACCCTCCGAGGACGCGTCCGGCGGCGGAGAGTGCGCGCCCACCGCACCTCCGGCATGCGGTGGACTAGTTCCAGTCCACAACCTGGTCGAGAACCTCGGGGCAGTTCTCCTCCAATGCGTCGAGATAACTTCGAATATGATCCCGCATCAAACGTTCAGATTTTTCCGAATCGCCACTCTTGATGGCATCGGCGATTTGATCATGTGAAACCGGAAGTTCTTCGCGGGGAACTTTTTCGTCGGCGGATTCATCGACATATATGCTGCGGAGACCGTCCGCGAACAAAAGCAAGATCGGGTCTCCGGTGAACCGGGCGACCGAAAAATGGAAACTTCCGGACTCCGCGTTTTCCGCGCTGCTGCCCTCCGCCTCGTCAGGGGTCCACGGTACGCCGGACTTCACGCGTTCACTCGCGAGCCGAGCCATGAGTGGCTCCACCTGCAGACGCGTGTTCAGTACGTCCCGCAGCGTCAAGCCGAGCAGATGAAAATACAACGAGGAAGCGCTGGCAAATTGTGAGCTTGCGACCGTATTCACCCGGGTCCCGCCGCCCGGACCCGGTCGAATGGAGATGACACCGTACATTTCCAGGATACGAAGGGCTTCGCGAAGCGAGGGCCGGCTGACCTCGTAGCGCGCGAGTAGCTCCGCTTCCGAGGGCAGCCGAGTGAGCCCCTCGGTCCCGATATCCTGCACGATCTGACCTGCCACCAGTCGCGCAGTTTTCCGGCCGACAACTTTCATAGCGCTCATGGTAGCCCTCACCATAGGGATCACCGCTGCGTGACAGCGATGTAGACGGATGGATTCCAGGTCGGGATTTCGAGCGAGGTCGTCTTCTTGTGCGGCTACCGGCACCCTCCCGGAGCGGGTCGCACGGTAATCCGCCAGGCGTCGCTGGCGTAGCGATGGTAGCGGATACGCACCGGGGAACGGGCGGGGCAGGGCGACCACGGGCGTGTTCGTGGGCGCTCCGGCAATGGGGGGCGTCGCCCGAGCTACGGCGTTCTATATCGCGGCCCTGGTGTCGGTGGGGCGGGGTGGTGCCGGCGAAGTCGGTGTCTCAGTGCCGACGTGTGGGGTCGCCTATCGGGCGTCTTGATTCCTGCGTAGGTGTGTTGAGCAGGTGTTTCAGCCGGTGGGTGGGCGTGCGGCGGAAAGTGATGGTTGACACAGACCCTAGTTGATGTAGATCATCTACAGGAACTGTTTCTGAGCCAGCAAAGGATTGTGGTGCCATGAGTAAGTACCGGGTCATCGACACAGATACCCATCTCATCGAGCCGGCGGAGCTGTGGACCGAGCGCCTGCCGAAGGCGTGGGGCACGGACGTTCTGCACGTCAAGTGGGACGAGAAGAGTCAGTCGGATCTGTGGTTCTTCGGCGATCAACCGCTCAAGGGCGCGTGGACGTGGGCGAACTGGAACTGGAAGAACTTCAACTCCGAACTGCACGACGGTAGCGGCCCCACCCGCCTCGACGAAGCCCATCCGGCCACCTACGACGTCGACGAGCGCGTGAAGTTCATGGACGACCAGGGCTTCGAGATGCAGGTGCTGTACCCGAACCTCGCCGGATTCGACTGGAAGCCGTTCGTGCAGCACCCCAACCGGAACCTGGCGATCGCGCACCTGGCCGCCTACAACGACTTCCAACTCGAATGGGTGGCCAAGTACCCGGGCCGGTTCATCCCCATGATGGTGATCCCGTACTGGGACGTGGAGGCGTCGGTCGCGGAGATCGAACGCCTCGCGGACTCCGGCTTCGGCGGCATCGTGACCACCGGTGCCCCGCACGAGCACGGCCAGGCGCCCCTGGGCAGCCGCAAGTGGGATCCGCTGTGGAAGGCATGCGAGGAGGCGGGCCTGTCGGTCAGCTTCCACACCGCCAGCGGCGACTTCCGCGAGATGCTCAAGCACGACGACGACGACGGATTGGTCGGCGGTGTCCGAGTCGCCGCCGACGGACCCCACATCTACCTCGCCAATGCCGTCATCGTCAGCGACCTGCTCGTGTCCGGGATCCTCGCCCGGTTCCCGACCCTGCAGTTCGTCTCCGTGGAAAGCGGAATCGGCTGGGCCCCGTTCGTTCTCGACGCCCTGGACAAACGATTCCAGAAGAACGGCGTGTTCCGCTCGCACCCCGAGTTCGGTGACATGCTCCCCAGTGACTTCTTCAAACGGCAGGTGTCGCTGAACTTCTGGTTCGAGCAGCTCGACGACTACCACATCGAGACGCTCTCGCTCAAGCCGCTGATGTTCGAGACCGACTTCCCCCACCCCACCAGCTTCCACCGGCCCACCCTCGAGGAGAACATCGAACTCGTCCTCGGCCGCCAGCCCGAAGAGGTCCGCCGCGCAGTCCTGTGGGACAACGCCGCCCGCCTCTACGGCAAGGCCATGGAGAAGCAGGGTGTCAACCCACTCCAGACCGTCGCAATCTAGCTCCACCCCGCAACACCGATAAGCCGGGCGCTCTGGGGCACTCCACCCGCACCCGACGGTGCCCCAGAGCGCCCACCCCCACCGGGAACGTCTCCACGTGCCCCCGGAACGTCACCACGTGTCCCCACCGGAACGTCACTACGTCCCCCGGAACGTCGCCACGTGCCAGCCATCCAGCCGGATGTGTCTATTCGTGCATTGATCGGCGACTGCTGCTCGCCGTCCGAGAGTGAGGAGAACTGTCGTCATGATCTTGAGGCGCAACCAGCTATTGGAAACCTTACGAGACGGACGACTCTCGCTGGGCTGCAGTCTAAATGAAGCACGTGATCCCGGCATGATTTACGCAATGGCCGCCGCGGGTGCGGACACCGTATTCATCGACCAAGAACACAATCTTCACAACACCGAGACGGTCTCCGACTTGGTCGCGCACGCCCACGCGGCGGGAATCACTCCGTTGGTCAGGCCACCACAAATCGACTACGCCTGGATCACCCGCCTGCTGGATGGAGGATGTCAATCCTTGCTGATTCCGCATGTGCGACATCGCGGCGAGGTCGAGCACCTCATCGACCTGGCGTTCTATCACCCGCGCGGTCGACGCGGTGTCGCGTTGGTCGGTGGTGTGGGCGTCAACTATCAGGAGGTCACCAGCGCGACAGACGCCATGCGCTGGGCCAATGAGAATCTGCTGATTGCGTTGATCGTCGAGACCCCCGAAGCGGTCGAGGCGTTGGACGAGCTGCTACTTCCCGGCGTCGGGCTGGCACTGGTCGGGCACGGGGACCTTGCCCAGCTGTATGGCGTGCCCGGAGATTCGCGACACCGCCTTGTGCTCGAGGCACAAGAACGGGTGCGCTCACTCTGTGCCGAACGTGGAATCGCCTACGGTGTATTCCAGCCGAACCCCCATCTCATTGCCTCCGAGGTTGAACTGGGGGCACAGTTGATCGTCCACGGTGGGGTCTTTTCCTTCATCCGCAAATCGGTGGGGGACTTTCGAAGAACTGTCGAGGACGCCTTAGCCGCGGACTCGACGTCGCAGATGGTCCAGCCGTGCGGCGGATCTTCAGTACACCGTTGAAATATCTGAGTGTGGAGTTCGAGGTAGTCCGATGACCAACGAAGTCGTAATCGTGGAGGCAGTGCGCTCGCCGCTCGCCCAGCGGCAGGTGTACGGCAGAACTCACAGTGAGCTCACAGTGCCGAAGCTCTTGGACGTCACCGTCGACGGCCTCCTGCAACGAGCCAAGATCGATGAGGACATGGTCACCACCGTGGTGACAGTGGGCGACGGAGCGGCGTCGCAGCGGTATGCCGAGTCATGGCGGAAAGTCTTTGGCCACATCGATCTGCACGAGACGGTGTCATCAACTGCGGCACTGATCATAGCCATTGATGCGATCAACGACGATCCGCGAAGGGTGGTGTTGGTGGCGGGAGCGGTGGGCGAGAATCCCGGCCATTCGCGTGTAAAGGCACCTGGTCGGCTGATGCCGCAGGGGGAGGACCTGTGGTCCATCACGCGACAGCACCAAAGCGACTATGCTTCGGCGTCACGCTGCCGCGCCCGCGAATGTGCCCTGTCGGGCGATTTTCGACGAGAGATCATTCCCCTCGAAGTTCACCTCGATCCCGGGATGGCCGAATTCATTGCGAGCGACGAGCTCAGGCAGGTGTCCGAGGCGGCCGTTGCCCTCCACCGTGCCCGCACTCCAGTGGCGCCGTTTTCGAACGGTCGAGCCGGCCAGGATTGTCGGCCTTCCCATTTCAGCGCTCATTCCGCAAGTGGCGCCGGCGCACTCGTGCTCACCAGTGCCGGGCGCGCCGACGAACTGGGGCTGCACCCTCGTGGGCGTCTGGTGGGAGCCGAGATCCTGTTCGACACGCCGTTGACGGGTGTGTCCGTCTCTCGGCTCGAGTCGGTGCGCTCGTATCTTCGGACCAGGGGAGTGCCCCTCAGCCGGATCGATCAATTCGAAGTGCCGGAAGAGGTGGCGGTGACCCCGCTGATCTGGCTCGAGCAGTTCCGTCTGAATCCCTACATGCTCAATCCGCGTGGCGGGGCGTTGGCATTCGGCCATCTGGCCGAACTCGAAGGCATCCGCTGTGTGACAACCATGCTCAGCGCCTTGGAGGACACCGGCGGAACCTACGGCATGGTGGCCACGTCGGACTCCGAAGGAGCCGGCGTACTGCTGGTGGAATGCCTGAACAGCCCCTGACCAACCGCGAGACCGCACTGACCTACGTGCCTCGGTCACCATTCGAAGCAGTCTCAAGAAAATCTTCGAGTTTCTTGAGCACGCAAACCTACAAGAAGGCAACAAGGAATCGAATTCGGGAAGCTGTCTTCCTGGTACTCCACGACCAAATTCTTCATATCTACGGGTGGCTATCGTCAATTTTCGATTTCTAGAATTCAAGGGGACAAGAATGAAGGCTATGGTAATCAATCGACGGTCGGACAGTCCTGGACTGTGCCTGGTCGATATGGTTCCACCCGAGATCGGGAACCATCAGGTTCGCATCGCAGTGCATGCAGCCTCTGTGAACCGCGCCGACTTGGCCCAGCTCTCCGGAACGCATGCCGCCGGGGGTGGACCGCCGGTGCAGGTGGTGGGGCTCGACGCTGCGGGGGAGATCGTCGACGTCGGTCCTGGCGTCACCGACTTTGCGCGAGGAGACCGCGTGATGGCGATGGTGGCCGGCGGTCTGGCGCAAGAGGTGGTGGTGGATGCCTCGATGCTCATCCCGATTCCGACGAACTGGAGCTACCTCGAAGGAGCTGCGGCGGTACTTGGCTTCATGACAGCCCACAACGCGTTGGTCACCACCGCGCGAATGACCGACGGTGAATCGGTGGCGATCCATGCGGCGACATCGGGTGTGGGCATGCAGGCAGTCCAACTGGCGCGCTACTTCGGAGCCGGACTCATCGTCGGTACCACGCGTTCGGACCGAGGCCGTGCGCTACTTGGCGCCCTGGGCGTCGACGAAGTGATCAACACCAGTGCAACCGACTTCGCCGCGCGATCATCGGAGATCACCGCAGGAACAGGTATCGACATCGTTCTCGATCTTGTGGGTGGCAGCTACCTTCCGATGAACGTTCAGGCCGCGGCTGTGAAGGGCCGGATCGTGGGGGTCGGGCGTCTGGGTGGAGCCGACGGGCTCCTCGATATGGAGGCGCTCGCGTTCAAACGGCTCGAGTTGGTCGGCGTGACGTTCCGCACCAGGACTCCCCAGGAAAAGGCCGAGATCGTGGCCGCGGTGCGGCGCGACATTGCGCCATTTCGTCCGGATGCCGCCCACCGCGATATCCACGAATCACTCCGTCCGGTCATCGCGCGAGTCCTGCCGTGGAACGAAGCGGATGAGGCATATCAATTGATGTCCGAGAATGAAATGTTGGGCAAGATCGTGTTGGAAGTTGGTTGAAAGTGCAAGCAGATGTCTTCGACGTAAAACAAATGATCGGTTTCAAGCCGGTGCAGGGTATGGATGGACGTGCGGTCTTCGGCTCACATATGCAATTGACCTATGTGACCTTCGAGCCCGGTACGGTTGTGCCGGTCCACTCGCATCCGCAGGAACAGATCGGGTTGCTTCTCCACGGCACCGCGACGCTGGTGCTCGATACCGGCGAGATGCAGCTAACCGCGTTGTCCAGCTACGTGGTGCCCGGCGAGGTCCGACACGGTCTGATGGTCGGCTGGGAGGGTGCTGTATTCGTCGAGGCGTTCCATCCCCTTCGGCAGGACTACCTTGATGCCGCCCGCGGTCAGGATGTGGTGCCGTTCCAGTGAACT
It includes:
- a CDS encoding GAF domain-containing protein, with amino-acid sequence MNHEMQPTPSEHPAGGTATKLLRIASQLVRAVSRTGSDLGDVERTVLEVLGASSDRPISAEEPGFHAALLTLLRDVTGQHEARDDRYRALLDTVADITSEDDPDRLLGGIADRARRLLRADVVYLWLADRDGTYAYLGATSGGMTSELLDLRVPAGTAMTGRIIDTGMPLIVSRYFNDQNFVHYPDIDRVMEQEQIVATVGVPLVNGSKRLGALIAANRDERAYTPADLDLLHSLAGHAAISIERSRLSEETKNALHSLEAANRELARSNAESERATTAHFTLSQVALAGGNIDNLVQEVVKIVGGQLAVFDPDGRLLADGGDLGGTTQPPELIRLATLARTTQTAAGVVAIPILAAARLLGILYYQADGAPANPDIQILERAAVVAALLLLLAEAEVGAAGFRRDDFIDDLLSGDEATGRLIHRAAQLRMELRQPYTIHVVRAPVQQRRLAYLADEAARTRGGLAGQSHILQRGNTSSVVALIPGNDPRSNSEELSVAIARAGRVTPSVAGAGPTHGGAGVRELFDEAVTCSDAMERIHGGAMVGTLDDLGFIGLVLSNRPNVDRFVQTMLAPVARYDAAHHTELLSTLEAILATDGSPTAAAEALHVHVSTVKQRMQRLKDLLGDDWRTVERTSELRLAMKLSRLQQNPFEANT
- a CDS encoding class I adenylate-forming enzyme family protein, which gives rise to MRCTLDAVACATFARSWDETVAAHASETFLVFEGSRNEIAQWTYHEFDRIVDSTAAALEAAGAVPGSAVHVVLKNCPAFVAVWLAAARIGATAIFADPASSARDIAMHIRRTAPAVALCGSRNADTYLQGVKRACDEGASAALDTEVIVLEEDSTDVGIDSILLAPTDRPPLRAEPGPHERLAVMFTSGTTSEPKAVVLTQCNYAHVARSMAQAANLSPGDRWLVTLPLFHANAQYYCFAAAIAAGASVALTSTFSASQWSKQAARLEATHASLFAAPIRMILARRPEDAPQLRLKHVWFAQSLAPGHFEEFAAMVGCAPRQLYGMTETVAMVTAERPEDASPNFIGNPSWAGRTTAIVDPESLEPVETGTPGLLLVAGTPGCDLFQEYLSDPKATSTALVEYGEGTWLRTGDLAVSDQDGRLRFVGRVDDVIKVSGENVSLTEVEATLAQAPGVLEVAVVPRPDPIRDVVPVAYVVPRSPETPLDVEELDIWASKNLPPQARPRDWHQVTELPRTSVGKIRRSQLTPHDA
- a CDS encoding FadR/GntR family transcriptional regulator — its product is MKVVGRKTARLVAGQIVQDIGTEGLTRLPSEAELLARYEVSRPSLREALRILEMYGVISIRPGPGGGTRVNTVASSQFASASSLYFHLLGLTLRDVLNTRLQVEPLMARLASERVKSGVPWTPDEAEGSSAENAESGSFHFSVARFTGDPILLLFADGLRSIYVDESADEKVPREELPVSHDQIADAIKSGDSEKSERLMRDHIRSYLDALEENCPEVLDQVVDWN
- a CDS encoding amidohydrolase family protein, giving the protein MSKYRVIDTDTHLIEPAELWTERLPKAWGTDVLHVKWDEKSQSDLWFFGDQPLKGAWTWANWNWKNFNSELHDGSGPTRLDEAHPATYDVDERVKFMDDQGFEMQVLYPNLAGFDWKPFVQHPNRNLAIAHLAAYNDFQLEWVAKYPGRFIPMMVIPYWDVEASVAEIERLADSGFGGIVTTGAPHEHGQAPLGSRKWDPLWKACEEAGLSVSFHTASGDFREMLKHDDDDGLVGGVRVAADGPHIYLANAVIVSDLLVSGILARFPTLQFVSVESGIGWAPFVLDALDKRFQKNGVFRSHPEFGDMLPSDFFKRQVSLNFWFEQLDDYHIETLSLKPLMFETDFPHPTSFHRPTLEENIELVLGRQPEEVRRAVLWDNAARLYGKAMEKQGVNPLQTVAI
- a CDS encoding HpcH/HpaI aldolase/citrate lyase family protein, which encodes MILRRNQLLETLRDGRLSLGCSLNEARDPGMIYAMAAAGADTVFIDQEHNLHNTETVSDLVAHAHAAGITPLVRPPQIDYAWITRLLDGGCQSLLIPHVRHRGEVEHLIDLAFYHPRGRRGVALVGGVGVNYQEVTSATDAMRWANENLLIALIVETPEAVEALDELLLPGVGLALVGHGDLAQLYGVPGDSRHRLVLEAQERVRSLCAERGIAYGVFQPNPHLIASEVELGAQLIVHGGVFSFIRKSVGDFRRTVEDALAADSTSQMVQPCGGSSVHR
- a CDS encoding acetyl-CoA acetyltransferase, whose translation is MTNEVVIVEAVRSPLAQRQVYGRTHSELTVPKLLDVTVDGLLQRAKIDEDMVTTVVTVGDGAASQRYAESWRKVFGHIDLHETVSSTAALIIAIDAINDDPRRVVLVAGAVGENPGHSRVKAPGRLMPQGEDLWSITRQHQSDYASASRCRARECALSGDFRREIIPLEVHLDPGMAEFIASDELRQVSEAAVALHRARTPVAPFSNGRAGQDCRPSHFSAHSASGAGALVLTSAGRADELGLHPRGRLVGAEILFDTPLTGVSVSRLESVRSYLRTRGVPLSRIDQFEVPEEVAVTPLIWLEQFRLNPYMLNPRGGALAFGHLAELEGIRCVTTMLSALEDTGGTYGMVATSDSEGAGVLLVECLNSP
- a CDS encoding zinc-binding dehydrogenase: MVINRRSDSPGLCLVDMVPPEIGNHQVRIAVHAASVNRADLAQLSGTHAAGGGPPVQVVGLDAAGEIVDVGPGVTDFARGDRVMAMVAGGLAQEVVVDASMLIPIPTNWSYLEGAAAVLGFMTAHNALVTTARMTDGESVAIHAATSGVGMQAVQLARYFGAGLIVGTTRSDRGRALLGALGVDEVINTSATDFAARSSEITAGTGIDIVLDLVGGSYLPMNVQAAAVKGRIVGVGRLGGADGLLDMEALAFKRLELVGVTFRTRTPQEKAEIVAAVRRDIAPFRPDAAHRDIHESLRPVIARVLPWNEADEAYQLMSENEMLGKIVLEVG
- a CDS encoding cupin domain-containing protein produces the protein MQADVFDVKQMIGFKPVQGMDGRAVFGSHMQLTYVTFEPGTVVPVHSHPQEQIGLLLHGTATLVLDTGEMQLTALSSYVVPGEVRHGLMVGWEGAVFVEAFHPLRQDYLDAARGQDVVPFQ